Proteins from one Shewanella pealeana ATCC 700345 genomic window:
- a CDS encoding transglycosylase SLT domain-containing protein, with the protein MKWPALFATVIMATLLTGCATPPPKDPENLCSIYTENRSWYSAAKNTREKWGVPVHVPLAMMYQESSFKHNAAPPMEYFLGFIPIGRASDAYGYAQAKTMTWDDYVKETGNSWSSRSNFDDAMDFMGWFIYKSHKINGVSKWDARNQYLNYHEGWGGYKRKTYNQKAWLIKVAGKVDSRSKRYAAQYRQCQEDLDSSWLWRLFFG; encoded by the coding sequence ATGAAATGGCCTGCATTATTTGCGACTGTTATTATGGCTACTCTGTTGACCGGGTGCGCCACTCCTCCACCAAAAGATCCTGAGAACCTCTGCTCTATCTATACCGAAAATCGTTCCTGGTATAGCGCGGCTAAAAATACCCGTGAGAAGTGGGGGGTTCCGGTTCACGTCCCATTGGCCATGATGTACCAAGAAAGCTCCTTTAAACACAATGCTGCGCCTCCTATGGAGTACTTCCTCGGTTTCATTCCTATTGGTCGTGCCAGCGATGCCTATGGTTATGCTCAGGCTAAGACGATGACCTGGGATGATTACGTTAAGGAAACCGGTAACTCTTGGTCGAGTCGTAGCAATTTCGACGATGCCATGGATTTTATGGGCTGGTTTATTTACAAGAGCCACAAGATTAATGGCGTATCTAAGTGGGATGCCCGTAATCAATATCTTAATTATCACGAAGGCTGGGGGGGCTACAAGCGTAAAACCTATAACCAAAAAGCCTGGTTAATTAAGGTGGCAGGTAAGGTGGATTCACGTTCTAAGCGCTATGCGGCTCAATACAGACAGTGTCAGGAAGACCTAGATTCCTCTTGGCTATGGCGACTGTTTTTTGGCTAG
- the purE gene encoding 5-(carboxyamino)imidazole ribonucleotide mutase → MSKPFVAVLMGSDSDLPTMQATLDVLRTFEINFEAKVTSAHRTPAATHAYVTDAEARGCKVFICAAGLAAHLAGAVAGITTRPVIGVPIDCGPLQGHDALLSTVMMPGGVPVATVAIGSAGAKNAGYLAAQMLAVGDDALAVAVKEERAKSAEAVQAKDAALQAKLA, encoded by the coding sequence ATGAGCAAACCATTTGTTGCAGTATTAATGGGATCTGATTCAGATCTGCCTACAATGCAAGCCACCCTCGATGTGCTTCGAACTTTCGAAATCAACTTTGAAGCAAAAGTCACTTCAGCGCACCGTACGCCTGCTGCTACGCATGCCTACGTAACTGATGCTGAAGCGCGTGGTTGTAAAGTCTTTATTTGTGCTGCAGGTCTTGCTGCACACTTAGCTGGTGCTGTAGCGGGTATTACTACTCGTCCAGTAATCGGTGTTCCAATTGATTGTGGTCCACTACAAGGCCACGATGCACTTTTATCAACCGTAATGATGCCTGGCGGCGTTCCAGTAGCAACTGTTGCTATCGGTAGTGCTGGCGCTAAAAATGCGGGTTACCTTGCTGCGCAAATGTTAGCTGTAGGTGATGATGCACTTGCTGTAGCCGTTAAAGAAGAGCGTGCTAAGTCTGCTGAAGCTGTTCAAGCTAAAGACGCAGCTCTACAAGCTAAACTAGCTTAA
- a CDS encoding sigma-70 family RNA polymerase sigma factor — MLQYAAGSTRAFELLYNKHKGSLYRYFVRQIYDQQLAEDLYQETWSRVIKAASSYETSAKFTTWLYRIAHNLIIDHVRALKPVNNFSEVFEAEQDVETQLSNDDFNPEGQMLDNQKAILLKGCVANLPQVQKEAFVLNVEMGFTAAIIADIAGATLEATKSRIRYAYKGLKDCVDLKWQGAEHDR; from the coding sequence ATGTTGCAATACGCCGCAGGCAGCACTCGAGCTTTTGAGCTACTTTACAATAAGCACAAAGGTTCGCTATATCGCTATTTCGTTCGGCAAATTTATGATCAACAGTTAGCAGAAGACCTCTATCAGGAAACTTGGAGTCGAGTGATAAAGGCGGCCAGCAGTTATGAAACCAGCGCGAAATTTACCACTTGGCTATATCGTATCGCTCATAACCTCATTATTGACCATGTTAGGGCACTTAAGCCGGTGAATAACTTCAGTGAAGTATTCGAGGCAGAGCAAGACGTTGAGACACAGCTAAGTAACGATGATTTTAACCCTGAAGGGCAAATGTTAGACAATCAAAAAGCAATCTTGCTTAAAGGCTGTGTTGCTAACTTACCTCAAGTGCAGAAAGAGGCGTTTGTGCTAAACGTCGAGATGGGTTTTACCGCTGCGATTATTGCCGATATTGCTGGAGCGACATTAGAAGCAACAAAGAGCCGTATTCGTTATGCCTATAAGGGGCTTAAAGATTGCGTAGACTTAAAATGGCAAGGAGCTGAGCATGACAGATAA
- a CDS encoding S41 family peptidase, with product MKLRHSLACCMLALGTISISPSFAAESTVKPGYFRAPALNQQTLVFTAEGDLWTQSLGDAQAKRLTSLPAQELGATISPNGKSVAYVANYEGSTEVYVIPIAGGQAKRVSFENSRVRVQGWTADGKVLYSTDNAFGPANYWVLRTVEPDTLITVDLPLADAIEGAIDDKGEYLYFTRFGLQTTGDNAKVYRGGAKGELWKFKLASKQEATPLTQTHQGSVRQPMLWQSRLYFISDSDGNDNIWSMATDGSDAKQHTHYTDWQVRGARLNQGRIVFQQGADIKLFDIASGKEQTLDIELISDFAQKREHWVKEPMKYATSTTLAPKGDKVVITARSHVAIAGTDGQRLVEIALPKHSRVRSAVMSQDGAWVYGISDASGEQEVWQFAADGSEESKQLTKDAKTLRLNLHLSPDGRYLAHDDYDGNVWMLDLKKGSNKKIITQGEGLGPYADIVWSADSRFIALTKAEMGKARPQIVLYSLNKNRAESLTSDKYESFSPSFSADGDWLYFLSNRKFVSTPSSPWGDRNLGPMFDKRTQVFAIALNDDARFAFQKPNELMSEPQKADDNEVETEVEWGGLSSRLWQVPIAAGNYDSLQMAKDKFYLLDTSTSGKSTLKVVKFDVLSPKVETFSKDVGEYQLSQDGEKLFIRKQSKQGSEMLIVDAGDKLPKELNHAKVQTNLWQLAIEPAAEWQQMFEDAWLMHRDSFYDKNMRGLDWQATKAKYQPLVDRLTDRHELNDLFMQMMGELDSLHSQVRGGDAPKDPSKAKSASLGARLEQTKAGVVIEHIYQGDPELPAQAAPLMQMGVNAKVGDLIVAINAKKLSNIADVTKLLRNQAGKQVLLTLKRGSKTHQTIVKPVTASKNAKLRYVDWVRHNSDEVSESSDAKIGYLHLYAMGSGDIASFAREFYANVDKEGLIIDVRRNRGGNIDSWIIEKLLRRTWAFWAPTHGTPSGNMQQTFRGQLVVLTDQLTYSDGETFSAGVKALGIAPLIGKQTAGAGVWLSGRNSLTDNGMARVAEYPQYAMDGSWIIEGRGVSPDIEVDNLPYATFTGHDAQLEKAISYLKGALQEQPVHELTPKPMPTKGMAEDVYKAF from the coding sequence ATGAAACTCCGTCACTCTCTCGCATGCTGCATGCTTGCCTTAGGCACCATTAGTATTTCCCCCTCTTTTGCCGCTGAGTCCACTGTAAAGCCAGGTTACTTTCGTGCGCCAGCTTTGAATCAACAGACTTTAGTCTTTACCGCAGAAGGCGATCTTTGGACCCAATCTTTAGGGGACGCTCAAGCGAAACGCCTGACAAGCCTACCTGCACAAGAATTGGGTGCGACAATCTCCCCCAATGGCAAGTCAGTGGCTTATGTCGCCAACTATGAAGGCTCGACAGAAGTTTACGTTATCCCTATCGCTGGTGGGCAAGCAAAGCGGGTGAGTTTTGAAAATAGCCGGGTTCGGGTTCAAGGCTGGACCGCCGATGGCAAGGTACTTTACTCAACCGACAATGCATTTGGTCCGGCGAACTACTGGGTGCTTAGAACCGTCGAACCCGATACTTTGATAACGGTAGACTTACCGTTAGCCGATGCGATCGAAGGCGCGATAGATGACAAGGGAGAATACCTTTACTTCACTCGATTTGGTCTACAGACCACTGGCGATAACGCCAAGGTTTATCGCGGCGGCGCTAAAGGCGAGCTGTGGAAGTTCAAGTTAGCCAGTAAGCAAGAAGCCACGCCACTGACTCAAACTCATCAAGGTTCTGTTAGGCAGCCAATGCTTTGGCAATCAAGGCTGTATTTTATTAGCGATAGTGACGGCAATGACAACATCTGGTCTATGGCGACCGATGGTAGTGATGCTAAGCAGCATACCCATTACACTGACTGGCAGGTTCGCGGCGCAAGACTAAATCAAGGTCGTATCGTTTTTCAACAGGGAGCTGACATCAAGCTATTTGATATCGCCTCTGGCAAAGAGCAAACCCTTGATATTGAGCTTATCTCCGATTTTGCACAAAAGCGTGAGCATTGGGTTAAAGAGCCGATGAAGTACGCGACTTCGACCACGTTAGCGCCCAAAGGCGACAAGGTGGTGATCACCGCACGTAGCCATGTGGCAATTGCGGGCACCGATGGTCAACGCTTAGTTGAAATTGCACTGCCTAAACACAGCCGAGTTCGCAGTGCGGTAATGAGTCAAGATGGCGCTTGGGTTTACGGTATTAGTGATGCCTCTGGTGAGCAAGAGGTATGGCAGTTTGCCGCCGATGGCAGTGAAGAGTCTAAGCAGCTGACTAAAGACGCTAAAACCTTAAGGCTTAACCTACACCTATCCCCCGATGGTCGCTATCTTGCCCATGATGACTATGACGGCAATGTTTGGATGCTCGATCTTAAAAAGGGGAGTAACAAGAAGATCATCACCCAAGGCGAAGGTCTAGGCCCTTATGCCGATATTGTCTGGTCGGCAGACAGCCGTTTTATTGCTTTAACTAAAGCAGAGATGGGCAAAGCGCGACCACAAATCGTACTGTATTCGCTAAATAAAAATCGTGCAGAGTCTTTGACCAGCGATAAGTATGAGTCCTTTTCGCCAAGCTTTAGTGCCGATGGTGATTGGTTATACTTCCTGTCTAATCGAAAGTTTGTTTCTACCCCGAGCTCACCTTGGGGAGACAGAAACTTAGGCCCTATGTTTGATAAGCGCACCCAAGTTTTTGCTATTGCCCTCAATGACGATGCGCGTTTTGCTTTTCAAAAGCCTAATGAGCTGATGTCTGAACCTCAAAAAGCCGATGACAATGAGGTAGAGACAGAGGTCGAGTGGGGCGGTCTATCTAGTCGTCTATGGCAGGTGCCTATTGCCGCAGGCAATTATGACTCTCTACAGATGGCGAAAGATAAGTTCTATCTACTCGATACGTCGACCAGTGGTAAGTCGACGCTTAAAGTGGTGAAATTCGATGTGCTAAGCCCTAAGGTTGAGACTTTTTCCAAGGATGTTGGCGAGTATCAACTATCTCAAGATGGCGAAAAATTGTTTATCCGTAAGCAGTCTAAGCAGGGTAGCGAAATGCTGATTGTCGATGCGGGTGACAAGTTGCCTAAAGAACTTAACCACGCCAAAGTACAAACCAATCTGTGGCAACTCGCCATCGAACCTGCAGCGGAGTGGCAGCAGATGTTTGAAGATGCCTGGTTGATGCATAGAGACTCTTTCTATGACAAAAATATGCGCGGTCTTGACTGGCAAGCAACTAAGGCTAAGTACCAACCTTTGGTCGATAGGCTCACGGACCGACATGAGTTAAATGATCTCTTTATGCAGATGATGGGCGAGCTAGATTCACTTCATTCGCAGGTGCGTGGTGGCGATGCGCCTAAAGATCCGAGCAAAGCTAAATCGGCAAGCCTAGGGGCGCGACTCGAACAAACCAAGGCTGGCGTCGTTATTGAGCATATCTATCAGGGCGACCCAGAACTACCTGCACAGGCGGCGCCATTAATGCAGATGGGCGTTAACGCAAAGGTGGGAGACCTGATCGTCGCTATTAATGCTAAAAAGCTCAGTAATATTGCCGATGTGACTAAACTTTTGCGCAACCAAGCAGGCAAGCAGGTTTTGCTCACCCTTAAACGCGGCAGTAAAACCCACCAGACCATAGTTAAACCCGTCACGGCGTCTAAAAATGCCAAGCTCAGATATGTTGATTGGGTGCGTCACAATAGTGATGAAGTCAGTGAAAGTAGTGACGCTAAGATAGGTTATCTGCACCTATACGCTATGGGAAGCGGAGATATCGCCAGCTTTGCGCGCGAGTTTTATGCCAATGTCGACAAAGAGGGTTTGATTATCGATGTGCGCCGTAATCGCGGCGGTAATATCGATAGCTGGATCATCGAAAAGTTACTGCGCCGCACCTGGGCATTTTGGGCACCAACTCATGGTACCCCATCGGGTAATATGCAGCAGACCTTTAGGGGCCAGCTGGTGGTGTTGACCGATCAGTTGACCTATTCAGATGGCGAAACTTTCTCGGCAGGGGTAAAGGCGTTAGGGATTGCGCCCTTGATAGGTAAGCAAACCGCGGGTGCAGGTGTCTGGTTGTCTGGCCGTAACTCTTTGACTGACAACGGCATGGCACGGGTTGCTGAGTATCCGCAATATGCTATGGATGGTAGTTGGATTATCGAAGGCCGTGGCGTCAGCCCAGACATTGAAGTGGATAACTTACCCTATGCGACATTTACAGGCCACGATGCGCAGTTAGAAAAAGCGATCAGCTACTTGAAGGGGGCGCTACAGGAGCAACCCGTTCACGAGTTAACGCCCAAGCCAATGCCTACAAAGGGCATGGCTGAAGACGTATATAAGGCGTTTTAA
- a CDS encoding HlyD family secretion protein, translated as MTEEKGVTADEDVTKGEQSNEPEKAENNKNTKIRKATNIILIVVSFLFVFHLIADRFIPSTDLGRIRGYVVPIAPQVSGEIVDILVEPNTLIKQGDVLAKINPQDYEIALQQAEQSLKKAGQNVGAQTANVAAAQAKVTNAQANLTNAQVQSKRIFAMVDKAVMSQADADNARAELTKAEAGVASAKADLAKAKERLGAEGENNTNVKSALLSLEKAQLDLTRTSITAPTNGVASNFRLKEGIYASAGQPVMTFISSEDVWIEAYFRENSLGNMQPGDKVEFALDYAPGKVFQATVGSIDYGIDWGQSEQTGKLAQVSGQTGWLRQAQRFPVTIVLPAKEAMGLRRVGGQVDVIVYTSDSSIINLFGKFWIRLVSWFSYVR; from the coding sequence ATGACTGAAGAAAAGGGTGTGACTGCGGACGAGGACGTTACAAAAGGTGAGCAGAGTAACGAGCCCGAAAAAGCCGAGAACAACAAGAATACTAAAATTCGCAAAGCCACTAATATCATCTTAATCGTCGTCAGTTTCCTCTTCGTTTTTCATCTTATCGCCGACCGATTTATCCCCTCAACCGATCTCGGTCGCATACGTGGCTATGTGGTTCCTATTGCCCCTCAGGTCTCTGGCGAGATTGTTGATATCTTAGTTGAGCCTAACACCTTAATAAAACAAGGTGATGTACTCGCCAAGATTAATCCACAAGATTATGAAATTGCGCTGCAACAAGCGGAGCAATCACTCAAAAAGGCCGGACAAAATGTCGGTGCTCAAACGGCTAATGTTGCCGCCGCTCAAGCTAAGGTCACCAATGCTCAGGCTAATCTAACCAATGCCCAAGTTCAGTCTAAGCGTATTTTTGCCATGGTTGATAAAGCGGTTATGTCACAAGCTGATGCCGATAATGCCCGCGCCGAGCTGACAAAAGCAGAAGCTGGCGTTGCTAGTGCTAAGGCCGATCTAGCCAAAGCCAAGGAACGTTTAGGCGCCGAAGGCGAGAATAATACTAATGTAAAATCGGCCCTATTGAGTCTAGAAAAAGCCCAGCTGGATCTAACCCGAACTTCTATTACGGCACCGACCAATGGCGTAGCCTCAAACTTTCGATTAAAAGAGGGGATTTACGCCAGTGCAGGCCAGCCAGTCATGACTTTTATCTCGTCGGAAGATGTGTGGATTGAGGCTTACTTTAGAGAAAACAGCTTAGGCAATATGCAGCCAGGTGACAAAGTTGAGTTTGCCCTCGATTATGCCCCAGGAAAGGTCTTTCAAGCGACAGTTGGCAGCATAGATTACGGTATCGACTGGGGACAGAGTGAGCAGACGGGCAAGTTGGCACAAGTGTCAGGCCAAACAGGCTGGTTGCGTCAGGCCCAGCGCTTTCCTGTCACGATCGTATTACCTGCAAAAGAAGCTATGGGCTTAAGGCGCGTGGGTGGGCAGGTTGATGTAATTGTCTACACCAGTGACAGCAGTATCATTAATCTATTTGGTAAATTCTGGATCCGCCTCGTGAGCTGGTTCTCTTATGTCAGATAG